A window of the Enoplosus armatus isolate fEnoArm2 chromosome 5, fEnoArm2.hap1, whole genome shotgun sequence genome harbors these coding sequences:
- the kbtbd3 gene encoding kelch repeat and BTB domain-containing protein 3, whose protein sequence is MTKKNTNKFGKMDESQESTSCITNAHNSRSSSPPSRKPGSDPQSNGVPECRTLLRMSESHGLQLLGVLRSFRERGFMFDFTIRVQEHSFPCHRCVLAACSDFFRAMFEVDMRERGDGSVTLGNQCPVAVGSFLDFAYSGETLITDGNVDMLFQLASFLQVSVLSRACSTFLIGTMDLCNCLSLFSLAEAYGSAPLLQSAHEFVVQNFSDLSKTQDFLDMQVNVLEACLRSEVLNVPSEEAVVKSLLRWIHHDLPGRTKLLPSLLSLTRLHHLPAPALKTLRDSDSLLWDSESCVALLSEAQSRQDQYSGLLTDARAATTQSYIYIHKTEENGEIRHTFCYCLETDKWKELGHGEGKATMPDPPGSCITSYAEKMFVTGGCRGNCCRAIRLHVAEPFHDATDEVWCFCPVTLTCTPAPAMLKPRTTHTAVTCLDRVYVIGGRTKGSRGGAPSLLEVEYYNPRTQTWCSVSPLPTAIFYPEASACGSVIYTLGSEVEITDSFNPSLDCFYCYDAQKDQWSRLVAEFGQFFHATLVKAVSINNTLHLCDLSTYKVYSFCPETCVWKGEGSFECAGFNAGAVGTRDRIYILGGDYSPDEITDEVQVYHSGRSQWEEVAPMPRALTEFHCQLISFNRYRDPWGDTA, encoded by the exons atgacaaagaaaaacactaacA AATTTGGGAAGATGGATGAATCTCAAGAGTCGACCTCCTGTATCACCAACGCCCACAACTcccgcagcagcagccctccCAGCAGAAAACCTGGCAGTGATCCACAATCCAACGGGGTCCCAGAGTGCAGGACCCTGCTGCGGATGTCTGAGTCACATGGACTCCAGCTGCTGGGCGTGCTCAGATCATTCAGGGAGCGAGGCTTCATGTTTGACTTCACCATTAGGGTCCAGGAACACAGTTTTCCCTGTCATCGCTGTGTCCTTGCAGCATGCAGTGATTTCTTCAG AGCCATGTTTGAAGTGGATATGCGAGAGCGTGGTGATGGTTCAGTGACTCTGGGTAACCAGTGTCCGGTAGCGGTGGGTTCTTTCCTGGACTTTGCCTATTCTGGAGAGACACTCATCACCGACGGCAACGTGGACATGCTGTTTCAGCTTGCCTCTTTTCTGCAG GTGTCAGTCCTGTCCCGAGCGTGCAGCACCTTCCTGATAGGAACCATGGATCTTTGCAACTGTCTGTCCCTCTTCTCCCTTGCTGAGGCCTATGGCTCAGCCCCCCTCCTCCAAAGTGCCCATGAGTTTGTGGTTCAGAACTTCTCTGACCTTTCCAAAACACAGGACTTTCTGGATATGCAG GTGAATGTGTTGGAAGCATGCCTGAGGTCAGAAGTTCTAAATGTGCCCAGCGAGGAGGCCGTGGTGAAGTCACTCCTTAGATGGATACATCATGATCTCCCGGGAAGAACAAAACTGTTGCCGAGCTTGTTGTCTCTAACTAGACTCCACCATCTACCTGCACCTGCACTAAAG ACTCTGCGTGATTCGGACTCCCTCCTGTGGGATAGTGAGTCCTGCGTCGCCCTGCTCTCAGAGGCTCAGAGCAGACAGGATCAGTACAGTGGGCTGCTCACTGACGCCCGGGCGGCCACCACGCAGAGCTACATCTACATCCACAAGACGGAGGAGAACGGAGAGATCCGCCACACCTTCTGCTACTGTCTGGAAACAGACAAGTGGAAAGAGCTGGGGCACGGAGAGGGGAAAGCCACAATGCCGGACCCACCGGGATCCTGCATCACCAGCTATGCTGAGAAG ATGTTTGTGACAGGCGGTTGCCGGGGCAACTGTTGCCGGGCAATACGTCTCCATGTGGCCGAGCCGTTCCACGATGCCACGGACGAGGTTTGGTGTTTCTGTCCCGTGACCCTAACCTGCACTCCCGCACCAGCCATGCTGAAGCCCAGAACCACGCACACAGCTGTAACCTGCCTGGACCGAGTGTACGTCATCGGAGGACGGACCAAGGGATCCAGAGGGGGAGCTCCCAGTCTGCTGGAG GTGGAGTATTATAACCCTCGGACCCAGACCTGGTGCTCAGTCAGCCCCTTGCCCACTGCCATCTTCTACCCTGAGGCCAGTGCTTGTGGCAGTGTCATCTATACTCTGGGATCAGAGGTGGAGATCACAGACTCCTTTAACCCCTCACTGGACTGCTTCTACTGCTACGACGCCCAGAAGGACCAGTGGAGCCGCCTGGTGGCAGAGTTTGGCCAGTTCTTCCACGCTACACTGGTCAAGGCGGTGTCAATTAATAATACACTGCACCTCTGTGACCTGTCCACTTATAAG GTCTACAGTTTTTGTCCAGAGACCTGTGTGTGGAAGGGTGAAGGGTCATTTGAGTGTGCTGGGTTCAATGCTGGAGCAGTGGGTACGAGAGACAGAATCTACATCCTGGGTGGAGACTATTCACCTGACGAGATCACTGATGAAGTTCAG GTGTACCACAGTGGGAGGAGTCAATGGGAGGAAGTGGCTCCGATGCCGAGAGCGCTCACCGAGTTCCACTGCCAGCTCATCAGCTTCAACAGATACAGAGACCCATGGGGTGACACCGCCTGA
- the LOC139285774 gene encoding sarcolipin, giving the protein MDRSVQELFLNFTIVLITVLLMWLLVKSYQD; this is encoded by the coding sequence ATGGACCGCTCGGTGCAGGAGCTGTTCCTCAACTTCACGATCGTCTTAAtcactgtgctgctgatgtGGCTGCTGGTGAAAAGTTACCAGGACTGA